GTTGTTGTTTTACCAGCACCATTAGGACCAAGTAAAGCAAACGTCCTTCCTTTTTCAACACTAAAGCTTAAATCATGGATAATTTCTCTAGAACCAATCGTTTTACTAACTTTTTCAACTTCAACAATTATAATAATCAACTCCTTTAATTTGCTTTTATTTTTCTAATTTAATTTAGCTCCTTTATAAGACATATAATTTATTAATTCTATTATTATTAATAATTAGAATAGCAATCTTATAAAATTACCAATAATCTTATTTTTAAAATTATTCGATTTTAATATTATAAATATAATGTTCGTTAGGTTTTTAATAAAATCTATCATTTTAGTAAATAACAGTTTTTCTTAATTAAGGATTGCTAATTCATTTATTACTCATTATTTGACTGTTATCATATGTTTAAAAAATTTAGAGATTAAAAGTTGATTCATTTAGAAATACTTTAGATTTAGTAATGTTTGTTCCCACTATCGATATCTTTTGACTTTGTTCATCAAATATATTTTTTTACCTTTTAAAGTATTTGTTTTAATAAATAGTAGAAGCCGTTCAACAAATGATCTATAGCTGAACTACGTAAATGTTTGTTAAAAAAATTGAAAAGGTATAATTATCTTGGTTTTAGCCATATTTATAAAAAACAATCTAGTAAGGTTAAGACAAAATACTAGAAATGATAAATGAATGCCTATATGATTACTTATTTTGATAGTCAATTATATATTATATTGAATATATAATTATCAAGTTAGGATACTTCATAATTAATTATATCATAAAGATATTTAGTGATAACATTTTATTAATGTCAAAATAATTCAAAAATTGTTTATCCAATTTAAATAGTCGCTATTTTCAAGTTTTTCCCTTAATAATCGTTAATCAAATACCTGAAATCCTTAAAAAGTAAAAAAACCATATTCTCAAAGAAAAAATTAAATAACCTCGGTATTTGAGATCAAAATTTCAATAAAAATGTGGTTTTTTGTAATTCTATATTAACAAATGGGAATTAGTATTTATATAATTCTTATACTGATAACAGGGTGAAAAAAGTCAAAAACATTTTTCCTAACATGAAAATTATCAAAGTTCATGGTTTTTGCAATACAAATACTCCATCGCTCTTTGAAAAAAATATGGGCATCAAAAATAATTCACAAAGACTTGATCATAAATCAATAAAAGATACAACCTATATCTATATTAAAGTCACTCCAACTAAACAAAATGAACCTTCTAAAAACCTTATCCAATATATAGATTTTAATTTACAATTTGGTATAATTAATATATACTCAATCACAATTTATCAGTTTAGCAATTGGATAAAGACGTTGATTTAATAAAGTTTTTATGATTTTACTTTCGCAATTTTTCCTTGTTCGATATAAACCATTAAAATACTTAGGTCTGCTGGGTTAACGCCACTGATTCGGCTAGCTTGTGCCATAGTTTCAGGTTGAATTTTTTGTAGTTTTTGCTTAGCTTCTGTTGCTAGCCCATTAATAGCATAGTAATCAATATTTTCTGGAATTCGCTTTGCTTCCATTCGTTTTAATTTATCGACCTTTTCAACTGCCTTTTTAATATAGCCCTCATATTTGATTTGGATTTCCACTTGTTCAATAACTTTATCATTTAAAGTTTGATCACTATTTGGAATAAATTGTTGAAGATCGTGGAAATTTATTTCTGGTCGTTTTAAGAAATCACTAGCAAGTAGACTGTCTTTCAAAGGAACACTTCCTTTTTCCGTTAAGAATTGTTGAACATCATCTGTTGGTTTAATTCTAGTTGTTTGTAAAAAAGCAATTTCTTTTTCAATTGTTGCCTTTTTGATTAAATACTCTTGATATTGCTCTTCTTTCACTAATCCCATGGCATATCCTTTTTCCGTTAGTCGTAGATCAGCATTATCATGTCTTAATAATAAACGATATTCAGCTCTTGAGGTAAGTAATCGATAAGGTTCATTTGTGCCTTTTGTCACTAAGTCATCAATCATTACACCAATATAGCCATCACTTCGTTTCATAATAAAAGGTGCCTTGCCTTTTATCTTAAGTGCTGCATTAATGCCTGCCATTAATCCTTGACCAGCTGCTTCTTCGTAACCGCTTGTTCCATTTGTTTGACCTGCTGTATATAAATTATTAATTATTTTTGTCTCAAGGGTAGGTCGTAATTGATGAGGAACAACTACATCATATTCAATAGCATAACCAGTACGCATCATTTCAGCTTTTTCCAAACCATCAATTGAATGTAAAACATTCGTTTGAACGTCTTCTGGTAATGAAGTAGACAGTCCTTGTACATAGACTTCTTCTGTATTCAATCCCTCTGGTTCCAAGAATAATTGGTGACGAGATTTATCTTCAAAACGAACAATCTTATCTTCAATAGAAGGACAATATCTGGCACCCACACCTTCTACAATCCCAGTAAACATGGGTGCTCTATGTAAATTTTTACGAATAATCTCATGTGTCATCTCGTTCGTATAAGTTAACCAGCAAGAACGTTGTTCTTTGCTATAAGCTTCTTCTTTAGTACGATAACTAAAATAATTAATTGCTTTATCACCAGCTTGTTCCTCTGTTGCATTATAATCAATAGTACTTGATTTAACACGTGGTGGTGTTCCGGTTTTAAAACGAGCAATTTCAAAACCAAGTTCTTTTAAATGATTCGCTAATCCAACAGAAGGTTGTGAGTTGTTTGGTCCTGAAGAGTATTTTAATTCACCAATAATGATTTCTCCACGAAGAGACGTACCAGCCGTAATAATCACTGCCTGACTTTGATAAATAGCACCAGTTGAAGTGATAACACCCTTACAAATTCCGTCTTCTACTACGAGTTGCTCAACAATTCCTTGTCGTAAAGTTAGATTTTTTTCTTTTTCGATGGTTTTTTTCATTTCTGTCGCATACTCTTGTTTGTCCGCCTGTGCACGCAGCGCACGTACTGCTGGTCCTTTTCCTGTATTTAACATACGCATTTGAATTGAAGTTTTATCAATATTTCGACCCATTTCTCCACCTAGTGCGTCGATTTCTCTAACTACTACTCCCTTAGCCGGTC
The genomic region above belongs to Melissococcus plutonius ATCC 35311 and contains:
- the mnmG gene encoding tRNA uridine-5-carboxymethylaminomethyl(34) synthesis enzyme MnmG, translating into MEQFQADTYDVIVVGAGHAGSEAALSAARMGCKTLLLTINLDMVAFMPCNPSVGGPAKGVVVREIDALGGEMGRNIDKTSIQMRMLNTGKGPAVRALRAQADKQEYATEMKKTIEKEKNLTLRQGIVEQLVVEDGICKGVITSTGAIYQSQAVIITAGTSLRGEIIIGELKYSSGPNNSQPSVGLANHLKELGFEIARFKTGTPPRVKSSTIDYNATEEQAGDKAINYFSYRTKEEAYSKEQRSCWLTYTNEMTHEIIRKNLHRAPMFTGIVEGVGARYCPSIEDKIVRFEDKSRHQLFLEPEGLNTEEVYVQGLSTSLPEDVQTNVLHSIDGLEKAEMMRTGYAIEYDVVVPHQLRPTLETKIINNLYTAGQTNGTSGYEEAAGQGLMAGINAALKIKGKAPFIMKRSDGYIGVMIDDLVTKGTNEPYRLLTSRAEYRLLLRHDNADLRLTEKGYAMGLVKEEQYQEYLIKKATIEKEIAFLQTTRIKPTDDVQQFLTEKGSVPLKDSLLASDFLKRPEINFHDLQQFIPNSDQTLNDKVIEQVEIQIKYEGYIKKAVEKVDKLKRMEAKRIPENIDYYAINGLATEAKQKLQKIQPETMAQASRISGVNPADLSILMVYIEQGKIAKVKS